In Methanobacterium sp., one genomic interval encodes:
- a CDS encoding chitobiase/beta-hexosaminidase C-terminal domain-containing protein gives TAPTVQANPTGGNYNTAQTVILTPNETATIYYTTDGTTPTTTSTQYTGPININTTTTLKFMAIDAAGNQGTVQTETYNIKSDVYVQITPSITNPTVGDKVTYTFKLGNNGPGNAHNIVFTYVLPEGVEYAGANVDQGTVNYDPTTRTLTWTVGDVAAGVDPYLWLNLNIQSAGTYNILPTVTVAGYNPGLINNIGSLLINAATTNNTITPTTNTVNAATTTNIQAGTIPMQTTGMPIAGLILGILCIGSGIALNRKK, from the coding sequence ACAGCACCCACAGTCCAAGCAAACCCAACCGGCGGTAACTACAACACTGCACAAACCGTTATCCTAACACCCAATGAAACAGCCACTATCTACTACACCACCGACGGAACAACACCAACCACCACCAGCACACAATACACCGGACCAATCAACATCAACACCACAACCACCCTAAAATTCATGGCCATAGATGCAGCCGGAAACCAGGGAACCGTACAAACCGAAACCTACAACATCAAATCCGATGTCTACGTACAAATCACTCCATCCATCACCAACCCCACAGTCGGTGACAAAGTAACCTACACCTTCAAACTAGGAAACAACGGACCCGGAAACGCACATAACATAGTATTCACCTACGTACTACCCGAAGGAGTAGAATACGCAGGCGCAAACGTAGACCAAGGAACAGTAAACTACGACCCAACAACAAGAACACTAACCTGGACAGTAGGAGACGTAGCAGCCGGAGTTGACCCATACCTATGGCTCAACCTCAACATACAAAGCGCTGGAACATACAACATACTACCAACCGTAACCGTAGCCGGATACAACCCCGGACTAATCAACAACATCGGATCACTACTAATAAATGCAGCAACCACCAACAACACCATAACACCAACCACCAACACCGTCAACGCAGCAACCACCACCAACATCCAAGCAGGAACCATACCTATGCAAACCACCGGAATGCCAATAGCAGGATTAATTCTCGGTATTCTCTGTATTGGAAGTGGTATAGCCCTGAACAGGAAAAAATAA
- a CDS encoding ABC transporter substrate-binding protein, which translates to MNKKIIIIVVMLLIIISSLALYTSTLKTNSGNQTQITDMLGRDVQVPINVSRVASFSNSVTVMLYMLAPNKLIGWDSNRSAAQNKYMDTQYQTLPVLGGGKKDANYETFISMNPDVVFVGHGTTVNDVNDMQEKLGVIPLLDVEGDNNLTNIDDSITFIGKIVGEEKKASNLVSFHQKMLSEVTSKTASIPESEKKRVYYARDSTGLMTNPSGSSHTQLIDICGGINVADVPVTKGTVGVSIEQVLKWNPDIMIVSDLTFYQNVYSDPLWQNVKAVQDKQVYLVPNSPFNWFENPPGANTILGIPWTAKVLYPDKFSDMDLKNLTQEFYSSFYYYNLTDDELNSIITSSGLKL; encoded by the coding sequence ATGAATAAAAAAATCATTATAATCGTAGTGATGTTATTAATCATCATCAGTAGTTTGGCATTATATACCAGTACTTTGAAGACTAATTCAGGGAACCAGACCCAGATCACCGATATGCTGGGCAGGGATGTGCAAGTTCCAATTAATGTTAGTCGAGTGGCATCATTTTCTAATTCAGTTACGGTGATGTTGTATATGCTGGCACCAAACAAGTTAATTGGGTGGGATTCCAATCGAAGTGCAGCGCAAAACAAGTACATGGACACCCAATATCAGACCCTTCCCGTGCTGGGAGGGGGTAAGAAAGACGCTAACTATGAAACATTTATATCTATGAACCCTGATGTGGTTTTTGTGGGCCACGGAACAACAGTTAATGATGTAAATGACATGCAAGAAAAATTGGGAGTGATTCCTCTTCTGGATGTAGAAGGAGATAACAATCTCACCAACATTGATGATTCCATAACTTTCATTGGCAAAATAGTGGGGGAGGAGAAAAAAGCCAGTAATTTGGTGTCCTTCCATCAGAAAATGCTCAGTGAAGTCACCAGTAAAACCGCTTCCATACCTGAAAGTGAGAAAAAACGGGTTTACTACGCCCGGGATAGTACTGGTTTAATGACCAACCCATCTGGATCTTCTCATACCCAGCTTATAGATATATGTGGCGGCATAAACGTGGCTGATGTTCCTGTAACCAAGGGAACGGTAGGGGTATCCATTGAACAGGTTCTTAAATGGAATCCAGATATTATGATAGTCAGTGACCTGACTTTCTACCAGAATGTCTACTCTGATCCACTATGGCAAAATGTGAAGGCAGTTCAGGATAAACAGGTTTATTTAGTTCCAAATTCGCCTTTTAACTGGTTTGAAAACCCTCCCGGAGCTAACACCATTCTGGGAATACCCTGGACAGCCAAAGTACTCTACCCTGATAAATTTAGTGACATGGACCTGAAAAACCTAACCCAAGAATTTTACTCCAGTTTCTATTATTACAACCTGACTGATGATGAATTAAACTCCATAATCACATCATCTGGGTTGAAATTATAG
- a CDS encoding iron ABC transporter permease produces MLKRKIRDIITTHNISITLLLCIPLIILFFLSFLVGRYPIPPYDVMITMVSKILPINSTVSSSMETVIFQVRLPRILAAMLVGAALSIAGASFQGLFRNPLVSPDKLGVSSGAGFAASLAILLSVGTILIQVSAFFGGLIAVGLTYFISRTFKGTSILTLILCGIAIESFFGALIALSKYVADPYQQLPTIVFWLLGSFSAVTMEKLVMMGIPVIIGIVILLLIRWRINVISMGEDEAQTLGVDTKKLQAIIILCCTVVTASSVSICGIIGWVGLVIPHVTRMIVGPDHKILLPASVVTGAFFLLLIDDITRTLTTVEIPIGILTALIGVPFFLYLLRKSKEVWV; encoded by the coding sequence ATGCTCAAGAGAAAAATCAGGGATATAATCACAACCCATAACATATCCATAACATTATTGCTATGTATCCCTCTTATCATCCTCTTTTTCCTTTCATTTTTAGTTGGAAGGTATCCTATCCCCCCCTACGATGTTATGATTACCATGGTTTCCAAAATACTGCCCATTAACTCTACAGTTTCATCATCAATGGAGACTGTTATCTTCCAAGTGAGGTTACCTCGTATACTGGCTGCCATGTTAGTGGGGGCTGCTTTATCCATTGCCGGGGCATCTTTCCAGGGATTATTTAGAAATCCACTAGTTTCACCTGATAAACTAGGGGTTTCGTCCGGTGCCGGTTTTGCTGCATCATTAGCCATATTATTATCAGTAGGGACTATTTTGATCCAGGTTTCCGCTTTTTTCGGTGGTTTGATTGCTGTGGGACTTACCTACTTTATCAGCCGAACTTTTAAGGGAACTTCCATACTCACCCTTATTTTATGTGGTATTGCCATTGAATCATTCTTCGGAGCCCTGATCGCCCTTTCCAAATACGTTGCTGACCCTTACCAACAACTCCCCACCATAGTTTTCTGGCTTTTGGGGAGTTTTTCAGCGGTGACCATGGAAAAACTGGTTATGATGGGAATACCTGTTATAATAGGAATAGTAATCCTTCTTCTTATCCGCTGGCGGATTAATGTTATTTCAATGGGTGAGGATGAAGCCCAGACCCTGGGCGTGGATACTAAAAAACTGCAGGCCATTATAATTTTGTGCTGTACTGTGGTAACCGCATCATCAGTTAGTATTTGTGGTATTATTGGTTGGGTAGGTTTGGTTATACCCCATGTTACCAGGATGATCGTGGGGCCCGATCATAAAATTCTCTTGCCTGCCAGTGTGGTTACTGGTGCTTTCTTCCTTCTATTGATCGATGATATTACCAGAACACTTACCACAGTTGAAATCCCAATAGGGATACTTACCGCACTTATAGGAGTTCCATTCTTCTTATATCTTCTTAGAAAAAGTAAAGAGGTGTGGGTATGA
- a CDS encoding ABC transporter ATP-binding protein has protein sequence MNHLMEIKGCSFAYDDNDNIFEDINFSVSSGDIFCILGANGTGKTTLIKCLTGLMNPHSGEILVDGRNMNLFSRADLSKKIGYIPQIHNSTFPFTVLDVVLMGRSPHLDMFESPSDKDYKIALESLESLNIEYMKDKPYTEISGGEQQLVFIARVLTQEPSILILDEPTSHLDFGNQIRTLNIIKKLASDGLSVIMSSHFPDHAFISANQVALMDGKRFFAIGKPEDVITTENMKQIYGINVKVLDIGGRKACIP, from the coding sequence ATGAACCATCTTATGGAGATAAAAGGTTGTTCATTTGCTTATGATGATAATGACAATATTTTTGAGGATATAAATTTTAGTGTTTCCAGTGGAGACATTTTCTGTATTTTAGGTGCCAACGGTACCGGTAAAACTACCTTAATCAAATGTTTAACTGGTCTTATGAATCCTCATTCTGGAGAGATATTGGTTGATGGCAGGAATATGAATTTATTTTCCAGGGCAGATCTTTCCAAAAAGATCGGTTATATTCCCCAGATTCATAATTCAACCTTCCCATTCACCGTTCTGGACGTAGTGCTAATGGGCAGATCACCCCACCTGGACATGTTTGAATCTCCTTCGGATAAAGACTATAAGATTGCCCTAGAGTCCCTTGAATCTCTTAACATTGAGTACATGAAGGATAAACCTTATACTGAGATAAGTGGTGGTGAACAGCAGCTGGTTTTCATTGCCCGAGTTTTGACTCAGGAACCCAGTATTCTTATTCTAGATGAACCTACTTCCCACTTGGATTTTGGTAATCAAATTAGGACTCTCAATATCATTAAAAAACTGGCCAGTGATGGCCTATCAGTGATAATGTCCTCTCACTTTCCTGATCATGCCTTTATTTCCGCCAATCAAGTGGCCCTTATGGATGGAAAACGATTCTTTGCCATTGGAAAACCAGAAGATGTGATTACCACCGAAAACATGAAACAAATTTACGGCATAAATGTGAAAGTTTTAGATATTGGGGGGAGAAAGGCCTGCATTCCTTAA
- the nifH gene encoding nitrogenase iron protein — MVRKIAIYGKGGIGKSTTQQNTASAMAHFHDKKVMIHGCDPKADSTRMILGGKMQTTMMDTLREEGEEACMDLDKIMSTGYKGIKCVESGGPEPGVGCAGRGVITAITIMEQLKVYEDNDFVFFDVLGDVVCGGFAMPIRDGKAEEIYVVASGEMMALYAANNLCKGMVKYAEQSGVRLGGIICNSRNVDGEKELLEEFCEKIGTQMIHFVPRDNIVQKAEFNKKSVIEFDEECNQANEYNELATKIINNENFVIPTPMTMDELEELVVKYGLVD; from the coding sequence ATGGTAAGAAAAATAGCAATATATGGTAAAGGTGGAATTGGAAAGTCTACAACTCAGCAAAACACAGCATCAGCCATGGCACACTTCCATGATAAGAAAGTGATGATACACGGCTGTGACCCCAAAGCGGACAGTACTAGAATGATCCTTGGGGGGAAAATGCAGACAACCATGATGGACACCCTCCGGGAAGAGGGAGAAGAAGCCTGTATGGACCTGGACAAAATTATGTCCACCGGTTACAAAGGAATAAAGTGTGTTGAATCCGGAGGACCTGAACCTGGTGTCGGATGTGCAGGAAGGGGAGTTATAACCGCCATAACAATCATGGAACAATTGAAAGTCTATGAAGACAATGACTTCGTATTCTTCGATGTTCTCGGTGACGTTGTGTGCGGAGGATTCGCAATGCCCATCAGGGATGGTAAAGCAGAAGAAATCTACGTGGTAGCCTCCGGAGAAATGATGGCACTTTACGCCGCCAACAACTTGTGTAAAGGTATGGTAAAATACGCAGAACAAAGTGGAGTCCGGCTGGGAGGAATTATCTGTAACAGCCGAAACGTAGACGGAGAAAAAGAACTCCTGGAAGAGTTTTGTGAAAAGATAGGAACCCAGATGATCCATTTTGTCCCCCGAGACAACATTGTGCAAAAAGCAGAATTCAACAAAAAATCAGTGATCGAGTTTGATGAGGAATGTAACCAGGCTAATGAATACAATGAACTGGCCACTAAAATAATTAACAACGAGAATTTTGTAATTCCAACACCAATGACCATGGATGAACTGGAAGAACTTGTTGTAAAATACGGTTTAGTCGATTAG
- a CDS encoding P-II family nitrogen regulator, with product MKMIRAIVRPDKTEEVVDSLASAGYVALTKMDVIGRGKQKGIQVDKIYYDELPKTMILLVAEDDATPQIVDLINESAFTGSFGDGKIFISPVDEAYTVRTRSSEL from the coding sequence ATGAAAATGATTAGAGCAATTGTACGCCCGGATAAAACCGAAGAGGTAGTTGATTCACTAGCATCAGCTGGTTATGTGGCTTTAACCAAAATGGATGTCATTGGACGTGGGAAACAGAAAGGTATTCAGGTGGATAAGATCTACTACGATGAACTACCCAAAACAATGATTCTACTGGTTGCAGAAGACGATGCCACTCCACAAATTGTGGATTTAATTAATGAATCTGCATTCACCGGGAGTTTTGGTGACGGAAAAATATTCATAAGCCCAGTTGATGAAGCATACACCGTAAGAACACGCAGTAGTGAACTTTAA
- a CDS encoding P-II family nitrogen regulator, translating to MKEIIAIIRPNKMTQTKDVLNALGFPAMTAQRVMGRGKQKAIIGEVSFDIQNEALLKEEGSMRYIPKRLISLIVPDEDVSLIVEAIMRVNQTGQNGDGKLFVCPVDEAVRVRTNERGTKALI from the coding sequence ATGAAAGAAATAATCGCAATTATCCGCCCCAACAAAATGACCCAAACTAAGGATGTTCTAAACGCCCTTGGATTTCCTGCAATGACTGCACAAAGAGTAATGGGGCGAGGAAAACAAAAAGCAATAATTGGAGAGGTATCCTTCGACATACAAAACGAAGCCCTTCTAAAAGAAGAAGGAAGTATGAGATACATACCTAAAAGACTCATATCACTAATCGTGCCTGATGAAGACGTTTCTTTAATTGTTGAAGCCATAATGAGAGTTAACCAGACCGGGCAAAATGGTGATGGTAAATTATTTGTATGCCCTGTGGATGAGGCAGTGAGGGTAAGAACCAATGAACGAGGTACAAAAGCCCTGATTTAG
- a CDS encoding nitrogenase subunit alpha, producing the protein MPHKLFEVDKDIPNRKKHTYVKDLADPTEEIPKCNTTTIPGCMTERGCAFAGVKGVITGAVKDVIHVVHSPVGCTTYGCGSKRYPTSPDLPNGDKVPIDQFNLKYIMGTDLKESDVVFGGMKKLRQSILEAAKEFPFVNAIYTYATCTTGLIGDDMDAVAKELSEEIGKDVIAFNAPGFSGPTQSKGHHVGNLTLFNKLVGTKEPPETTPYDINLIGEYNIDGDLWVLKKYFDEIGINLLSKFTGDCSHDEICWMHRAKLSLVRCQRSATYIADLIEEKYGIPYIKVDFFGPKYCAENLMTVAKHFGLEENAEKLIKREMAEIQPKLDFYKEKLQGKTVWVFSGGPKNWHLPEPLKEHLGMETVAVSTMFEHEDGYEKIKERVGEGTVIIDDPNSLELEEIIEVYKPDIILSGIKEKYIAHKLGVPCVLIHSYENGPYMGFEGFLNLAQDIYASIYSPVWNMLEFEETIEDKEELKVEIEEIKQETEINAPKTEPQEEVL; encoded by the coding sequence ATGCCCCATAAACTTTTTGAAGTGGATAAAGACATTCCAAATAGAAAAAAACATACTTATGTGAAAGATTTAGCTGATCCAACCGAAGAAATCCCAAAATGTAATACAACCACCATTCCAGGATGTATGACCGAGAGAGGATGTGCATTTGCAGGAGTTAAAGGTGTTATAACTGGAGCCGTAAAAGACGTGATCCACGTAGTGCATTCCCCAGTAGGATGTACCACATACGGTTGCGGAAGTAAAAGATATCCCACTTCACCAGATCTTCCCAATGGAGATAAAGTCCCCATAGACCAGTTCAACCTGAAATACATTATGGGTACCGACCTTAAAGAATCCGATGTGGTTTTCGGAGGAATGAAGAAACTCAGACAATCCATCCTGGAAGCTGCTAAGGAATTTCCATTCGTCAACGCTATTTATACCTACGCCACTTGTACCACCGGACTTATAGGGGATGATATGGATGCAGTGGCCAAAGAACTATCCGAAGAAATTGGAAAAGATGTGATAGCATTCAATGCTCCTGGGTTTTCAGGCCCTACCCAGTCTAAAGGGCACCATGTGGGTAATTTAACCCTCTTCAACAAATTAGTGGGCACTAAAGAACCTCCAGAGACAACACCTTATGATATTAACCTTATCGGGGAATACAACATAGATGGAGACTTGTGGGTCTTAAAAAAGTACTTTGACGAAATTGGAATTAACTTACTCTCCAAATTCACTGGAGATTGTAGTCATGACGAGATATGCTGGATGCATCGGGCTAAATTAAGTCTGGTAAGGTGCCAGAGATCAGCCACCTACATTGCCGACTTAATCGAAGAAAAATATGGTATCCCCTACATTAAAGTGGACTTTTTCGGACCTAAATACTGTGCAGAAAACTTGATGACAGTAGCCAAACATTTTGGGCTTGAAGAAAACGCTGAAAAACTCATAAAACGTGAAATGGCAGAAATACAGCCAAAATTAGATTTCTATAAAGAGAAACTTCAAGGTAAAACTGTGTGGGTATTTTCAGGAGGACCTAAAAACTGGCATCTTCCTGAACCATTAAAAGAACACCTTGGAATGGAAACTGTTGCCGTTTCAACCATGTTTGAACACGAAGATGGATATGAAAAGATTAAAGAACGTGTAGGCGAAGGAACCGTAATAATAGACGATCCTAACTCACTGGAACTTGAGGAGATCATTGAAGTCTACAAACCAGACATAATCCTCTCAGGCATAAAAGAGAAGTACATAGCCCATAAATTGGGAGTTCCCTGCGTTTTAATCCATTCCTATGAAAATGGACCTTACATGGGCTTTGAAGGATTCTTGAACCTGGCTCAAGACATATATGCATCTATTTACAGCCCAGTGTGGAATATGCTGGAATTTGAAGAAACAATAGAGGATAAAGAAGAATTAAAGGTAGAAATAGAAGAAATAAAGCAGGAAACGGAGATAAATGCTCCCAAAACAGAACCACAAGAGGAGGTCCTATAA
- a CDS encoding nitrogenase component 1: MSCANVMKRDRTAVINPLVTCQPMGAMYAVAGIRRGLPLVHGSQGCSTFVRYSFSRHFREPSEIAVTSLHEDAAVFGGRKNLISGIGNLAVRFKPSVIGAISTCSSEIIGDDMEGFIKIAREDLKKKMGEKEAGKIKIVPISTPSFVENHFRGYDNAIKALVTNLAQDPGDANEKINMIPGMVNPGDVREIKHIMSLMGVEGIVLTDISDPFDSPLRPSATETRPFYPKGGTTVEEIADSSNSLGTISLCGYAGSGALSLEKKYDVPAAVGPIPIGVQNTDQFLRNLKKFTDLEIPDSILDERGLLIDSMADLASRYLFGRKVAIFGDPAISAGIARFVCELGMIPSVVCTGVENPEFVSEMEKVAKESDEPVDVMIGSDLRALEVRLEEDPVELMIGHSDGRLFAKHLNIPLVRVGYPVYDRAGYHRVPIVGYNGSVNLIDRITNTVFEKYYDKEHWKLQQ; the protein is encoded by the coding sequence ATGAGCTGTGCTAATGTAATGAAAAGGGATCGAACAGCGGTGATTAATCCTCTGGTTACCTGCCAGCCCATGGGTGCCATGTACGCAGTTGCAGGGATAAGAAGAGGACTCCCATTAGTCCACGGTTCTCAAGGATGCTCCACCTTTGTCAGGTACTCTTTCTCCCGTCACTTCCGTGAACCATCTGAAATTGCGGTGACATCACTTCACGAAGATGCTGCAGTGTTTGGTGGGAGAAAAAACCTGATATCCGGTATTGGAAATCTAGCAGTTCGGTTTAAACCAAGTGTGATCGGTGCCATAAGCACCTGTTCCAGTGAAATTATTGGAGATGACATGGAAGGTTTCATTAAAATAGCCCGGGAAGATCTGAAGAAAAAAATGGGAGAAAAAGAAGCGGGAAAAATAAAAATTGTGCCAATAAGCACTCCCAGTTTTGTGGAAAACCATTTTCGAGGCTATGATAATGCCATTAAAGCCCTGGTCACCAACCTGGCACAGGATCCGGGAGATGCTAATGAAAAAATTAACATGATTCCGGGAATGGTTAATCCGGGTGATGTCAGAGAAATAAAGCATATTATGAGTTTAATGGGAGTTGAGGGTATTGTACTTACCGATATATCCGATCCTTTCGACTCTCCACTACGACCATCGGCAACAGAAACCAGACCATTCTATCCTAAAGGAGGGACAACTGTTGAAGAAATAGCTGATTCTTCAAACAGCCTTGGAACCATATCTTTATGTGGATATGCTGGTTCTGGTGCCCTTTCACTGGAGAAAAAATATGATGTCCCGGCTGCAGTGGGTCCCATACCCATAGGGGTTCAAAATACTGATCAGTTCCTCAGGAACTTAAAGAAATTCACAGATCTGGAAATTCCAGACTCCATACTAGATGAAAGAGGATTATTAATCGATTCAATGGCTGATCTAGCCTCAAGATATCTTTTCGGACGAAAAGTAGCCATATTCGGAGACCCCGCCATAAGCGCAGGGATAGCCCGTTTTGTATGTGAACTGGGAATGATTCCATCTGTGGTTTGTACTGGTGTTGAAAATCCTGAATTCGTTAGTGAAATGGAAAAAGTAGCCAAAGAATCTGATGAACCTGTAGATGTTATGATAGGAAGCGATCTAAGAGCTTTAGAGGTTCGGTTAGAAGAAGATCCTGTGGAACTGATGATCGGTCACTCTGATGGTAGGTTATTTGCCAAACACCTGAATATCCCACTGGTAAGAGTTGGATATCCAGTTTATGACCGAGCAGGATACCATAGGGTTCCTATTGTTGGATATAACGGTTCTGTTAACCTAATAGACAGAATAACCAATACCGTGTTTGAAAAATATTATGACAAAGAACACTGGAAGTTACAGCAGTGA
- the nifE gene encoding nitrogenase iron-molybdenum cofactor biosynthesis protein NifE, with protein sequence MQKNNKSHHNPEKGDEDVISSLDLPDIKIPEIPKEVISTLKSRKKHMCIKKEGNESTPACNQASVPGMVTQRSCVYGGARVVLMPITDAIHLVHGPLGCASCTWDIRGSRSSGSELYRNGFSTDLQEKDIVFGGEKKLLETIIELNQLFKPSAIFVYATCVVGLIGDDLKSVCREATEITGSRVIPVQSEGFRSVNKSLGHQLACDALLEYLIGTETPQKKVNPPQKEGKKPLQKKRETFEKDPASEDDVLESQVTSQVTNDTCVNILGEFNVAGDLWAIKPLLEKIGVSIQAVITGDSRVEEIANAHLAHLNLVQCQKSSRYLADSMEERYSIPQVRVNFFGVEETSKSLKSIAEFFNDPLMMDAAENLIEFETNRIKDAIIPYRQRLTGKKVAVYVGGNKAWSLIRAFEELGMEVLMTGTQNGLPEDYQRIKETVRDGTLIVDDANAMELARLLEKYQPDLLVSGAKEKYMSLKMGVAFCDFNHDRISSFAGFQGFLNFAREVDRAVSSPVWKYTPSINGSVFKNPLKYPFKSKTMFNAKSQRESNCKVKSENPMKGKKSVKGCSTKPKISPEVM encoded by the coding sequence ATGCAAAAGAATAATAAATCTCACCATAACCCTGAAAAAGGGGATGAAGATGTGATTTCTTCCCTGGATTTGCCAGATATTAAGATTCCTGAAATACCAAAAGAGGTGATAAGTACCCTGAAATCTCGAAAGAAGCACATGTGCATCAAAAAAGAGGGTAATGAATCTACTCCTGCGTGTAACCAGGCCAGTGTCCCGGGAATGGTAACTCAGCGATCCTGTGTCTATGGTGGGGCCCGGGTGGTTCTAATGCCTATAACCGATGCCATCCACCTGGTACACGGTCCCCTGGGTTGTGCATCCTGCACTTGGGATATTCGGGGAAGTAGATCCTCAGGATCTGAACTCTATCGTAATGGATTCTCCACGGATCTCCAGGAGAAGGACATTGTCTTCGGAGGCGAGAAAAAACTCCTGGAAACCATCATCGAATTAAACCAGTTATTCAAGCCTTCTGCCATTTTCGTCTACGCCACTTGTGTGGTGGGATTAATTGGGGATGATCTTAAAAGTGTTTGCCGTGAAGCAACTGAAATCACCGGATCAAGGGTTATACCCGTTCAATCAGAAGGTTTCAGGAGCGTGAATAAATCACTAGGACACCAGCTTGCCTGTGATGCACTACTAGAGTATCTCATTGGTACCGAAACTCCTCAAAAGAAGGTTAACCCTCCCCAAAAGGAGGGGAAGAAACCTCTCCAAAAGAAAAGGGAAACTTTTGAAAAAGATCCTGCCTCAGAAGATGATGTACTAGAATCTCAGGTAACTTCTCAGGTAACTAATGATACTTGTGTTAACATTTTAGGAGAGTTCAATGTGGCTGGAGATCTCTGGGCTATAAAACCACTTCTGGAAAAAATTGGAGTTTCCATCCAGGCTGTGATTACTGGAGACTCGCGGGTTGAAGAAATAGCCAATGCCCATCTGGCTCATCTGAACCTGGTACAGTGCCAGAAATCATCCCGTTACCTGGCCGATTCCATGGAAGAACGTTACAGTATTCCCCAAGTCAGAGTAAACTTCTTCGGAGTTGAAGAAACATCAAAATCCCTCAAATCCATAGCTGAATTTTTCAATGACCCTTTAATGATGGATGCAGCGGAAAATCTCATTGAATTTGAAACCAATCGAATTAAAGATGCCATCATCCCCTACCGTCAACGTTTAACTGGTAAGAAAGTTGCGGTGTATGTAGGGGGGAATAAAGCCTGGTCTCTCATCAGAGCATTCGAGGAGCTGGGAATGGAAGTACTCATGACCGGAACTCAGAATGGGTTGCCTGAAGACTATCAGCGAATAAAAGAGACTGTGAGAGATGGAACCCTCATTGTGGATGATGCCAATGCCATGGAACTGGCCAGACTTCTGGAGAAATATCAACCAGATCTACTGGTTTCAGGAGCAAAAGAGAAATACATGTCACTGAAAATGGGAGTGGCTTTCTGCGACTTTAACCATGACCGTATCAGCTCTTTTGCTGGTTTCCAAGGATTCCTTAACTTTGCCAGGGAAGTGGATCGGGCAGTTTCAAGTCCAGTTTGGAAATACACCCCCAGCATAAACGGCTCGGTTTTTAAAAATCCATTAAAATATCCATTTAAATCAAAGACAATGTTTAATGCCAAAAGTCAAAGGGAATCTAACTGCAAAGTAAAGTCTGAAAACCCAATGAAAGGCAAAAAATCCGTGAAAGGATGTTCAACAAAACCAAAAATTTCCCCAGAGGTGATGTAG